A stretch of Falco rusticolus isolate bFalRus1 chromosome 2, bFalRus1.pri, whole genome shotgun sequence DNA encodes these proteins:
- the SKA3 gene encoding spindle and kinetochore-associated protein 3 isoform X3 — translation MCRGSSSASCAPSPRRWRRRRSSWGGPCARRARPFFYSKPFYVNMRIKDYEDESPIRLFNDLCCEIETLKEDVNASLNKSCSEKQTIHEFMKASEILMERNAADLEKIRELFQKYSYKTCLEDSTGEEEVVNSDSPVSVQKESGEEKADDVPHLPACTVTSMVPEDPLQTPQLSDFGLSQYAFSKPWIALKEQHATSAHQENSKNRTPLKPQTTYVLPKTPKCMLKMDDYECVTPKLEHFGISKHTTCMNEDYTMSLIRKIPQTSKKLFEEDDLKVNVPEIISREIMVTPRPKSNVTAENAAGWMASPMMLEFCTPDVQICSRRNTIVSARSPKTNKLSPPSHTGTPELPDFETRWLKTEAKVKQGGKNESVTKDDTTDKQHIEDSIPFLVTSDEYLKDFEDPSPPKIKNYDDQLLSTPPSPEITRIPDDILQILSKYNKKVDSPKAKEMETKAANATRSESDFSNDCHKENRGYPGYVKPNT, via the exons ATGTGTCGAGGGAGTTCTTCAGCAAGCTGCGCGCCCTCGCCACGGCGCTGGAGAAGGAGACGCAGCAGCTGGGGCGGGCCCTGCGCGAGGAGGGCACGG ccctttttttattctaaaccCTTTTATGTGAACATGCGTATCAAAGACTATGAAGATGAATCGCCAATAAGACTCTTCAATGACCTCTGTTGTGAAATCGAGACTTTGAAG gAAGATGTTAATGCCAGTCTTAATAAGAGttgctctgaaaagcaaacaattcATGAGTTTATGAAGGCAAGTGAAATACTGatggaaagaaatgcagcagatCTTGAAAAAATAAGAGAGCTGTTCCAGAAATACAGCTACAAAACATGTCTCGAAGACTCTACAG GAGAGGAAGAAGTAGTTAACAGTGATTCGCCAGTGTCTGTCCAGAAGGAATCtggtgaagaaaaagcagatgatgTACCTCATCTTCCTGCTTGTACTGTGACGTCAATGGTGCCCGAAGACCCACTGCAGACCCCCCAGCTTTCTGATTTTGGTCTTTCACAATATGCTTTCTCCAAACCTTGGATTGCATTGAAAGAACAACATGCAACAAGTGCACATCAAGAAAATTCAAAGAACAGGACCCCACTAAAACCACAGACCACCTATGTTTTgcccaaaaccccaaaatgtaTGCTGAAGATGGACGATTATGAGTGTGTGACACCAAAACTTGAACACTTTGGCATTAGTAAACATACCACATGTATGAATGAGGATTATACAATGTCGCTTATTCGCAAGATTCCTCAGACAAGCAAGAA GTTGTTTGAAGAAGATGATCTTAAAGTCAATGTACCAGAAATTATATCCAGGGAGATCATGGTTACTCCTAGGCCAAAATCAAATGTGACAGCTGAGAATG cagctggctggatggcttCTCCTATGATGCTAGAGTTCTGTACTCCTGATGTGCAAATCTGTTCCAGAAGAAATACTATAGTATCAGCAAGGTCACCAAAGACAAACAAACTATCTCCTCCCAGTCATACAGGAACACCAGAGTTGCCAGATTTTGAAACAAGATGGCTAAAAACAGAAGCTAAG GtaaagcagggaggaaagaatGAGTCAGTGACAAAGGATGACACAACAGATAAACAACACATAGAAGATAGCATTCCTTTTCTTGTGACCTCTGATGAGTATCTTAAAGATTTTGAAGACCCTTCTCctcccaaaataaaaaactatGATGACCAGTTACTCAGTACTCCTCCATCTCCAGAAATAACAAGGATACCGGATGATATTCTACAG ATTCTGTCCAAGTATAATAAAAAAGTAGATTCTCCTAAAGCCAAGGAAATGGAGACGAAGGCAGCAAATGCTACAAGATCTGAAAGTGATTTTAGTAATGACTGCCACAAAGAGAACAG AGGATATCCTGGATATGTCAAGCCAAATACCTGA
- the SKA3 gene encoding spindle and kinetochore-associated protein 3 isoform X2, whose protein sequence is MCRGSSSASCAPSPRRWRRRRSSWGGPCARRARPFFYSKPFYVNMRIKDYEDESPIRLFNDLCCEIETLKEDVNASLNKSCSEKQTIHEFMKASEILMERNAADLEKIRELFQKYSYKTCLEDSTGEEEVVNSDSPVSVQKESGEEKADDVPHLPACTVTSMVPEDPLQTPQLSDFGLSQYAFSKPWIALKEQHATSAHQENSKNRTPLKPQTTYVLPKTPKCMLKMDDYECVTPKLEHFGISKHTTCMNEDYTMSLIRKIPQTSKKLFEEDDLKVNVPEIISREIMVTPRPKSNVTAENAGWMASPMMLEFCTPDVQICSRRNTIVSARSPKTNKLSPPSHTGTPELPDFETRWLKTEAKQVKQGGKNESVTKDDTTDKQHIEDSIPFLVTSDEYLKDFEDPSPPKIKNYDDQLLSTPPSPEITRIPDDILQILSKYNKKVDSPKAKEMETKAANATRSESDFSNDCHKENRGYPGYVKPNT, encoded by the exons ATGTGTCGAGGGAGTTCTTCAGCAAGCTGCGCGCCCTCGCCACGGCGCTGGAGAAGGAGACGCAGCAGCTGGGGCGGGCCCTGCGCGAGGAGGGCACGG ccctttttttattctaaaccCTTTTATGTGAACATGCGTATCAAAGACTATGAAGATGAATCGCCAATAAGACTCTTCAATGACCTCTGTTGTGAAATCGAGACTTTGAAG gAAGATGTTAATGCCAGTCTTAATAAGAGttgctctgaaaagcaaacaattcATGAGTTTATGAAGGCAAGTGAAATACTGatggaaagaaatgcagcagatCTTGAAAAAATAAGAGAGCTGTTCCAGAAATACAGCTACAAAACATGTCTCGAAGACTCTACAG GAGAGGAAGAAGTAGTTAACAGTGATTCGCCAGTGTCTGTCCAGAAGGAATCtggtgaagaaaaagcagatgatgTACCTCATCTTCCTGCTTGTACTGTGACGTCAATGGTGCCCGAAGACCCACTGCAGACCCCCCAGCTTTCTGATTTTGGTCTTTCACAATATGCTTTCTCCAAACCTTGGATTGCATTGAAAGAACAACATGCAACAAGTGCACATCAAGAAAATTCAAAGAACAGGACCCCACTAAAACCACAGACCACCTATGTTTTgcccaaaaccccaaaatgtaTGCTGAAGATGGACGATTATGAGTGTGTGACACCAAAACTTGAACACTTTGGCATTAGTAAACATACCACATGTATGAATGAGGATTATACAATGTCGCTTATTCGCAAGATTCCTCAGACAAGCAAGAA GTTGTTTGAAGAAGATGATCTTAAAGTCAATGTACCAGAAATTATATCCAGGGAGATCATGGTTACTCCTAGGCCAAAATCAAATGTGACAGCTGAGAATG ctggctggatggcttCTCCTATGATGCTAGAGTTCTGTACTCCTGATGTGCAAATCTGTTCCAGAAGAAATACTATAGTATCAGCAAGGTCACCAAAGACAAACAAACTATCTCCTCCCAGTCATACAGGAACACCAGAGTTGCCAGATTTTGAAACAAGATGGCTAAAAACAGAAGCTAAG CAGGtaaagcagggaggaaagaatGAGTCAGTGACAAAGGATGACACAACAGATAAACAACACATAGAAGATAGCATTCCTTTTCTTGTGACCTCTGATGAGTATCTTAAAGATTTTGAAGACCCTTCTCctcccaaaataaaaaactatGATGACCAGTTACTCAGTACTCCTCCATCTCCAGAAATAACAAGGATACCGGATGATATTCTACAG ATTCTGTCCAAGTATAATAAAAAAGTAGATTCTCCTAAAGCCAAGGAAATGGAGACGAAGGCAGCAAATGCTACAAGATCTGAAAGTGATTTTAGTAATGACTGCCACAAAGAGAACAG AGGATATCCTGGATATGTCAAGCCAAATACCTGA
- the SKA3 gene encoding spindle and kinetochore-associated protein 3 isoform X5 produces MDVSREFFSKLRALATALEKETQQLGRALREEGTDYEDESPIRLFNDLCCEIETLKEDVNASLNKSCSEKQTIHEFMKASEILMERNAADLEKIRELFQKYSYKTCLEDSTGEEEVVNSDSPVSVQKESGEEKADDVPHLPACTVTSMVPEDPLQTPQLSDFGLSQYAFSKPWIALKEQHATSAHQENSKNRTPLKPQTTYVLPKTPKCMLKMDDYECVTPKLEHFGISKHTTCMNEDYTMSLIRKIPQTSKKLFEEDDLKVNVPEIISREIMVTPRPKSNVTAENAGWMASPMMLEFCTPDVQICSRRNTIVSARSPKTNKLSPPSHTGTPELPDFETRWLKTEAKQVKQGGKNESVTKDDTTDKQHIEDSIPFLVTSDEYLKDFEDPSPPKIKNYDDQLLSTPPSPEITRIPDDILQILSKYNKKVDSPKAKEMETKAANATRSESDFSNDCHKENRGYPGYVKPNT; encoded by the exons ATGGATGTGTCGAGGGAGTTCTTCAGCAAGCTGCGCGCCCTCGCCACGGCGCTGGAGAAGGAGACGCAGCAGCTGGGGCGGGCCCTGCGCGAGGAGGGCACGG ACTATGAAGATGAATCGCCAATAAGACTCTTCAATGACCTCTGTTGTGAAATCGAGACTTTGAAG gAAGATGTTAATGCCAGTCTTAATAAGAGttgctctgaaaagcaaacaattcATGAGTTTATGAAGGCAAGTGAAATACTGatggaaagaaatgcagcagatCTTGAAAAAATAAGAGAGCTGTTCCAGAAATACAGCTACAAAACATGTCTCGAAGACTCTACAG GAGAGGAAGAAGTAGTTAACAGTGATTCGCCAGTGTCTGTCCAGAAGGAATCtggtgaagaaaaagcagatgatgTACCTCATCTTCCTGCTTGTACTGTGACGTCAATGGTGCCCGAAGACCCACTGCAGACCCCCCAGCTTTCTGATTTTGGTCTTTCACAATATGCTTTCTCCAAACCTTGGATTGCATTGAAAGAACAACATGCAACAAGTGCACATCAAGAAAATTCAAAGAACAGGACCCCACTAAAACCACAGACCACCTATGTTTTgcccaaaaccccaaaatgtaTGCTGAAGATGGACGATTATGAGTGTGTGACACCAAAACTTGAACACTTTGGCATTAGTAAACATACCACATGTATGAATGAGGATTATACAATGTCGCTTATTCGCAAGATTCCTCAGACAAGCAAGAA GTTGTTTGAAGAAGATGATCTTAAAGTCAATGTACCAGAAATTATATCCAGGGAGATCATGGTTACTCCTAGGCCAAAATCAAATGTGACAGCTGAGAATG ctggctggatggcttCTCCTATGATGCTAGAGTTCTGTACTCCTGATGTGCAAATCTGTTCCAGAAGAAATACTATAGTATCAGCAAGGTCACCAAAGACAAACAAACTATCTCCTCCCAGTCATACAGGAACACCAGAGTTGCCAGATTTTGAAACAAGATGGCTAAAAACAGAAGCTAAG CAGGtaaagcagggaggaaagaatGAGTCAGTGACAAAGGATGACACAACAGATAAACAACACATAGAAGATAGCATTCCTTTTCTTGTGACCTCTGATGAGTATCTTAAAGATTTTGAAGACCCTTCTCctcccaaaataaaaaactatGATGACCAGTTACTCAGTACTCCTCCATCTCCAGAAATAACAAGGATACCGGATGATATTCTACAG ATTCTGTCCAAGTATAATAAAAAAGTAGATTCTCCTAAAGCCAAGGAAATGGAGACGAAGGCAGCAAATGCTACAAGATCTGAAAGTGATTTTAGTAATGACTGCCACAAAGAGAACAG AGGATATCCTGGATATGTCAAGCCAAATACCTGA
- the SKA3 gene encoding spindle and kinetochore-associated protein 3 isoform X1, with product MCRGSSSASCAPSPRRWRRRRSSWGGPCARRARPFFYSKPFYVNMRIKDYEDESPIRLFNDLCCEIETLKEDVNASLNKSCSEKQTIHEFMKASEILMERNAADLEKIRELFQKYSYKTCLEDSTGEEEVVNSDSPVSVQKESGEEKADDVPHLPACTVTSMVPEDPLQTPQLSDFGLSQYAFSKPWIALKEQHATSAHQENSKNRTPLKPQTTYVLPKTPKCMLKMDDYECVTPKLEHFGISKHTTCMNEDYTMSLIRKIPQTSKKLFEEDDLKVNVPEIISREIMVTPRPKSNVTAENAAGWMASPMMLEFCTPDVQICSRRNTIVSARSPKTNKLSPPSHTGTPELPDFETRWLKTEAKQVKQGGKNESVTKDDTTDKQHIEDSIPFLVTSDEYLKDFEDPSPPKIKNYDDQLLSTPPSPEITRIPDDILQILSKYNKKVDSPKAKEMETKAANATRSESDFSNDCHKENRGYPGYVKPNT from the exons ATGTGTCGAGGGAGTTCTTCAGCAAGCTGCGCGCCCTCGCCACGGCGCTGGAGAAGGAGACGCAGCAGCTGGGGCGGGCCCTGCGCGAGGAGGGCACGG ccctttttttattctaaaccCTTTTATGTGAACATGCGTATCAAAGACTATGAAGATGAATCGCCAATAAGACTCTTCAATGACCTCTGTTGTGAAATCGAGACTTTGAAG gAAGATGTTAATGCCAGTCTTAATAAGAGttgctctgaaaagcaaacaattcATGAGTTTATGAAGGCAAGTGAAATACTGatggaaagaaatgcagcagatCTTGAAAAAATAAGAGAGCTGTTCCAGAAATACAGCTACAAAACATGTCTCGAAGACTCTACAG GAGAGGAAGAAGTAGTTAACAGTGATTCGCCAGTGTCTGTCCAGAAGGAATCtggtgaagaaaaagcagatgatgTACCTCATCTTCCTGCTTGTACTGTGACGTCAATGGTGCCCGAAGACCCACTGCAGACCCCCCAGCTTTCTGATTTTGGTCTTTCACAATATGCTTTCTCCAAACCTTGGATTGCATTGAAAGAACAACATGCAACAAGTGCACATCAAGAAAATTCAAAGAACAGGACCCCACTAAAACCACAGACCACCTATGTTTTgcccaaaaccccaaaatgtaTGCTGAAGATGGACGATTATGAGTGTGTGACACCAAAACTTGAACACTTTGGCATTAGTAAACATACCACATGTATGAATGAGGATTATACAATGTCGCTTATTCGCAAGATTCCTCAGACAAGCAAGAA GTTGTTTGAAGAAGATGATCTTAAAGTCAATGTACCAGAAATTATATCCAGGGAGATCATGGTTACTCCTAGGCCAAAATCAAATGTGACAGCTGAGAATG cagctggctggatggcttCTCCTATGATGCTAGAGTTCTGTACTCCTGATGTGCAAATCTGTTCCAGAAGAAATACTATAGTATCAGCAAGGTCACCAAAGACAAACAAACTATCTCCTCCCAGTCATACAGGAACACCAGAGTTGCCAGATTTTGAAACAAGATGGCTAAAAACAGAAGCTAAG CAGGtaaagcagggaggaaagaatGAGTCAGTGACAAAGGATGACACAACAGATAAACAACACATAGAAGATAGCATTCCTTTTCTTGTGACCTCTGATGAGTATCTTAAAGATTTTGAAGACCCTTCTCctcccaaaataaaaaactatGATGACCAGTTACTCAGTACTCCTCCATCTCCAGAAATAACAAGGATACCGGATGATATTCTACAG ATTCTGTCCAAGTATAATAAAAAAGTAGATTCTCCTAAAGCCAAGGAAATGGAGACGAAGGCAGCAAATGCTACAAGATCTGAAAGTGATTTTAGTAATGACTGCCACAAAGAGAACAG AGGATATCCTGGATATGTCAAGCCAAATACCTGA
- the SKA3 gene encoding spindle and kinetochore-associated protein 3 isoform X4 produces the protein MDVSREFFSKLRALATALEKETQQLGRALREEGTDYEDESPIRLFNDLCCEIETLKEDVNASLNKSCSEKQTIHEFMKASEILMERNAADLEKIRELFQKYSYKTCLEDSTGEEEVVNSDSPVSVQKESGEEKADDVPHLPACTVTSMVPEDPLQTPQLSDFGLSQYAFSKPWIALKEQHATSAHQENSKNRTPLKPQTTYVLPKTPKCMLKMDDYECVTPKLEHFGISKHTTCMNEDYTMSLIRKIPQTSKKLFEEDDLKVNVPEIISREIMVTPRPKSNVTAENAAGWMASPMMLEFCTPDVQICSRRNTIVSARSPKTNKLSPPSHTGTPELPDFETRWLKTEAKQVKQGGKNESVTKDDTTDKQHIEDSIPFLVTSDEYLKDFEDPSPPKIKNYDDQLLSTPPSPEITRIPDDILQILSKYNKKVDSPKAKEMETKAANATRSESDFSNDCHKENRGYPGYVKPNT, from the exons ATGGATGTGTCGAGGGAGTTCTTCAGCAAGCTGCGCGCCCTCGCCACGGCGCTGGAGAAGGAGACGCAGCAGCTGGGGCGGGCCCTGCGCGAGGAGGGCACGG ACTATGAAGATGAATCGCCAATAAGACTCTTCAATGACCTCTGTTGTGAAATCGAGACTTTGAAG gAAGATGTTAATGCCAGTCTTAATAAGAGttgctctgaaaagcaaacaattcATGAGTTTATGAAGGCAAGTGAAATACTGatggaaagaaatgcagcagatCTTGAAAAAATAAGAGAGCTGTTCCAGAAATACAGCTACAAAACATGTCTCGAAGACTCTACAG GAGAGGAAGAAGTAGTTAACAGTGATTCGCCAGTGTCTGTCCAGAAGGAATCtggtgaagaaaaagcagatgatgTACCTCATCTTCCTGCTTGTACTGTGACGTCAATGGTGCCCGAAGACCCACTGCAGACCCCCCAGCTTTCTGATTTTGGTCTTTCACAATATGCTTTCTCCAAACCTTGGATTGCATTGAAAGAACAACATGCAACAAGTGCACATCAAGAAAATTCAAAGAACAGGACCCCACTAAAACCACAGACCACCTATGTTTTgcccaaaaccccaaaatgtaTGCTGAAGATGGACGATTATGAGTGTGTGACACCAAAACTTGAACACTTTGGCATTAGTAAACATACCACATGTATGAATGAGGATTATACAATGTCGCTTATTCGCAAGATTCCTCAGACAAGCAAGAA GTTGTTTGAAGAAGATGATCTTAAAGTCAATGTACCAGAAATTATATCCAGGGAGATCATGGTTACTCCTAGGCCAAAATCAAATGTGACAGCTGAGAATG cagctggctggatggcttCTCCTATGATGCTAGAGTTCTGTACTCCTGATGTGCAAATCTGTTCCAGAAGAAATACTATAGTATCAGCAAGGTCACCAAAGACAAACAAACTATCTCCTCCCAGTCATACAGGAACACCAGAGTTGCCAGATTTTGAAACAAGATGGCTAAAAACAGAAGCTAAG CAGGtaaagcagggaggaaagaatGAGTCAGTGACAAAGGATGACACAACAGATAAACAACACATAGAAGATAGCATTCCTTTTCTTGTGACCTCTGATGAGTATCTTAAAGATTTTGAAGACCCTTCTCctcccaaaataaaaaactatGATGACCAGTTACTCAGTACTCCTCCATCTCCAGAAATAACAAGGATACCGGATGATATTCTACAG ATTCTGTCCAAGTATAATAAAAAAGTAGATTCTCCTAAAGCCAAGGAAATGGAGACGAAGGCAGCAAATGCTACAAGATCTGAAAGTGATTTTAGTAATGACTGCCACAAAGAGAACAG AGGATATCCTGGATATGTCAAGCCAAATACCTGA
- the SKA3 gene encoding spindle and kinetochore-associated protein 3 isoform X6 — MKASEILMERNAADLEKIRELFQKYSYKTCLEDSTGEEEVVNSDSPVSVQKESGEEKADDVPHLPACTVTSMVPEDPLQTPQLSDFGLSQYAFSKPWIALKEQHATSAHQENSKNRTPLKPQTTYVLPKTPKCMLKMDDYECVTPKLEHFGISKHTTCMNEDYTMSLIRKIPQTSKKLFEEDDLKVNVPEIISREIMVTPRPKSNVTAENAAGWMASPMMLEFCTPDVQICSRRNTIVSARSPKTNKLSPPSHTGTPELPDFETRWLKTEAKQVKQGGKNESVTKDDTTDKQHIEDSIPFLVTSDEYLKDFEDPSPPKIKNYDDQLLSTPPSPEITRIPDDILQILSKYNKKVDSPKAKEMETKAANATRSESDFSNDCHKENRGYPGYVKPNT; from the exons ATGAAGGCAAGTGAAATACTGatggaaagaaatgcagcagatCTTGAAAAAATAAGAGAGCTGTTCCAGAAATACAGCTACAAAACATGTCTCGAAGACTCTACAG GAGAGGAAGAAGTAGTTAACAGTGATTCGCCAGTGTCTGTCCAGAAGGAATCtggtgaagaaaaagcagatgatgTACCTCATCTTCCTGCTTGTACTGTGACGTCAATGGTGCCCGAAGACCCACTGCAGACCCCCCAGCTTTCTGATTTTGGTCTTTCACAATATGCTTTCTCCAAACCTTGGATTGCATTGAAAGAACAACATGCAACAAGTGCACATCAAGAAAATTCAAAGAACAGGACCCCACTAAAACCACAGACCACCTATGTTTTgcccaaaaccccaaaatgtaTGCTGAAGATGGACGATTATGAGTGTGTGACACCAAAACTTGAACACTTTGGCATTAGTAAACATACCACATGTATGAATGAGGATTATACAATGTCGCTTATTCGCAAGATTCCTCAGACAAGCAAGAA GTTGTTTGAAGAAGATGATCTTAAAGTCAATGTACCAGAAATTATATCCAGGGAGATCATGGTTACTCCTAGGCCAAAATCAAATGTGACAGCTGAGAATG cagctggctggatggcttCTCCTATGATGCTAGAGTTCTGTACTCCTGATGTGCAAATCTGTTCCAGAAGAAATACTATAGTATCAGCAAGGTCACCAAAGACAAACAAACTATCTCCTCCCAGTCATACAGGAACACCAGAGTTGCCAGATTTTGAAACAAGATGGCTAAAAACAGAAGCTAAG CAGGtaaagcagggaggaaagaatGAGTCAGTGACAAAGGATGACACAACAGATAAACAACACATAGAAGATAGCATTCCTTTTCTTGTGACCTCTGATGAGTATCTTAAAGATTTTGAAGACCCTTCTCctcccaaaataaaaaactatGATGACCAGTTACTCAGTACTCCTCCATCTCCAGAAATAACAAGGATACCGGATGATATTCTACAG ATTCTGTCCAAGTATAATAAAAAAGTAGATTCTCCTAAAGCCAAGGAAATGGAGACGAAGGCAGCAAATGCTACAAGATCTGAAAGTGATTTTAGTAATGACTGCCACAAAGAGAACAG AGGATATCCTGGATATGTCAAGCCAAATACCTGA
- the MRPL57 gene encoding ribosomal protein 63, mitochondrial yields MFLTTVLLRKRIPGRQWIGKYRRPRPVTISMKQAMIRRLEIEAENEYWLSRPYLTWEQEYKHNTEERRAKWEAFKSQKKAKFPEHRYISDHLNHLNVSKKWIF; encoded by the coding sequence ATGTTTTTAACAACAGTATTACTCCGAAAGAGAATTCCTGGAAGACAGTGGATCGGAAAGTACAGGCGGCCAAGACCGGTTACCATTTCAATGAAGCAAGCAATGATCCGAAGGTTGGAAATTGAAGCAGAGAATGAGTATTGGCTGAGTCGACCTTACCTGACATGGGAACAGGAGTACAAACATAACACGGAAGAGAGACGTGCAAAATGGGAAGCTTTCAAAAGCCAGAAGAAAGCCAAGTTTCCTGAACACAGATATATCAGCGATCATTTAAACCACTTAAATGTGTCGAAAAAGTGGATATTTTGA